Genomic window (Luteibacter yeojuensis):
CCACTCGACCTGCCGGGCGGTGGAACGCTGTCGCTCGACGGTGCCCGCCTGGACTCCGCCCTGACCGTGCGCTACCGCCAGGGTGGCGAAGCCCTGCGGCCACACGGCGACCGGCACACGCGCGAGCTTCGGGATCTGTTCCAGCAAGCGGCGGTACCGCCCTGGGAGCGCCCGCGCATCCCCCTCGTGGAAGCCGGCGGCCGCCTCCTCGCCGTGGCCGACAAGTGGCTGAGCGACGAGGGGAAATCGCTGTTCGCCACGGCCGGCGGAAGCCCGGTGTGGCATCGCGACGATTGATTGAAACGGCCGTGTGAGCTAGTTTTGCGGCCATGCCGAAGTCCTCCGACACCCCCGCGCCCGCATCGTCGATCGCCGAATTCGAGCACTCGCTGGACGAGCTCGAGCAGCTGGTGACGCGCATGGAAGGCGGGGAACTCAGCCTCGACGATTCGCTGAAGTCGTTCGAGCGCGGCATCGGCCTTTACCGGCACTGCCAGACGGCACTGGAGCAGGCGGAATTGCGCGTGCGCCTGTTGCTCGACCCCGAAGCCCCCGATACCGCCGAACCCTTTGACTCCCGCATCGACTGACCTGCCGGCGCCGCTGAAGGCGCTGGTCGGCCGGGCGGACGACGCGCTCGCGCGCGTCCTTCCCGGCGAAGACCTGCCGCCCACCGACCTGCATCGCGCCATGCGCTATGCCGTTCTCGGCGGCGGCAAGCGCCTGCGTCCATTGTTCGTTTACGCCGCCGGTCACGCGCTCGGCTGCGACGGGCCGGTGCTCGACGCGCCGGCCTGCGCGGTGGAGATCATCCACGCCTACTCGCTTGTGCATGACGACCTCCCTGCCATGGACGACGACGCGCTTCGCCGCGGTCGACCCACCTGCCACATCGTGTTCGGCGAGGCCATGGCGATCCTGGCCGGCGATGCCTTGCAGGCGCTGGCCTTCGAGATCCTGGCCACGGCGCCGGGCGAGGACGATGCACGGCAGCGCATCGCCATGCTGCGCGCCCTCGGCGCGGCCTGCGGCGCCGAGGGCATGGCCGGCGGCCAGGCCTTCGACCTCGCGGGCGTCGGCCGCAAGCTCTCGCTGGACGAACTGGAGCGGATGCACGCCTACAAGACCGGCGCGCTCATCCGCGCGTCCGTCCGGCTGGGTGCGCTGGCCGCGGGCTGTACCGATGCGGACATGCTCGAGCGCCTGGACCGCTACGCTCATGCCGTGGGCCTGGCCTTCCAGGTCCGCGACGACATCCTCGACGTCGAAGGCGAATCCGCGGTGATCGGCAAGACGGCCGGCAAGGACGCCGCCGCCGACAAGCCGACCTTCCCCTCCCTCCTCGGCCTGGACGCATCAAGAGACCGGCTCGCGACCCTGGTGGACGAGGCCCTCGAAGCCATCGCGCCGCTGGGTGGGCACGGCGAGTGGCTCGCCGAACTGGCGCGCTATTCAGCGCGGCGCGGACACTGACACCGCACTGTTCTGTAGGAGCCGCTATAGCGGCGAGAGAAATCTTGCCAGGGTGTCGCGAGGTTTCCTCGCCGCTATAGCGGCTCCTACAGTTAAATGAGGCGAAATGCCCGATCGCGGCGGACGAAAAAGAAAAGGCCCGCCGAAGCGGGCCTTCCTGCCCGTGAATCAACCGCCTCAGGCGATCAGGCGCAGCGTGAACGGATAACGATAGCTGCCGTTCGAACTCGTCTTGACCGCCGCGATGATGCAGAACACCAGGTTGAACAGCCACAGCAGCGGCGTGAGGAACGCGCCGATGATGACGAAGGCGAGGATCCAGCAGACCACGTAGCCGATGAGCACGGTGATCTGGAAATTCAGGGCTTCCTTCGCCTCGCCGACGAGATAGGACTTGTCGGCGCGATCCTTGTGCACCAGCCACACGATGAGCGGGACGATGATGCTGAAGATGATCCCCGAGAGATGGGTCAGCATCGCGATGTTCTTGTCGTCGGTGTTCACCACGGGCCCACTGGGCTCGTACGGCGGCGGTGACGGCGGGGGCGACGGCGGAATCTGGTCGGACGGCGTGCTCATGGTAGTACTCCGTGGACGATGTCGGCACCCACTCTCCCGTGCGTCCGGGTCTGTGTCAAGCCGACGTTCGGCACGGGGGCGACCGGCCGCGAGGAGACCCGTTCCTGTAGGAGCCGCTATAGCGGCGAGAGCAATCCTGCCGCGATATCGCGAGGTTTCCTCGCCGCTATCGCGGGCTCCTACAAAGGACGCCAGGGTCATTCCCCGGCGATGGTCATCTTCTCCACCAGCCAGGAGCCGGTGAGAATATGCGAGCGGTGATCGACATCCGCGCCCACGGCGACCAGATTCGCATACATGTCGCGCAGGTTCGCGGCGATGGTGATCTCCTCGACCGGATACGCGATCCTGCCGTTTTCCACCCAGAAACCCGACGCCCCGCGCGAGTAATCGCCGGTAACGATCGACACGCCCTGCCCCATCACCTCGGTGACCAGCAGGCCGGTGCCGAGCTTGCGCAGCATGCCCTCGAAATCGTCGTCGCCGGTCTTCACGTAGAGGTTGTGCACGCCGCCGGCATTGCCGGTGGACGACAGGCCGAGCTTGCGCGCGGAATAGCTGCCCAGGATATAGCGCTGGAGGACACCGTCCACGACCAGCGGCGCATCCATGGTGGCCACGCCCTCCGCGTCGAAGACGGAGGAACCGAGGCCGCGCGGCACCAGCGGCTTCTCGTCGATGCGGAACCAGGACGGCAGGATCTGCTTGCCCGCATGGTCGACCAGGAAACTGGAGCGCCGATAGAGCGAACCCCCGCTCACCGCGCCCAGGAGGTGGCCGAGCAGCGAGCGCGACACTTCGGGCGCGAACAGCACCGGCGCCTGGCGCGTGCCGAGGCGACGTGCGCCCAGGCGCGACAGCGTGCGCTCGGCGGCCTTCCGGCCGATCTCGCCCGCGTCCATGAAGTCGCCGGCGCGGCGAACGCTGTCGTACCAGTAGTCGCGCTGCATGCCCTCGTCGTCGCCGGCGATCAGCGCGACCGACAGCGAATGCCGGGTACCGCGTTCGCGGCCGAGGAAGCCGTGCGAATTGGCGTAGACGGAGAGGCTCTGGCCCACATTGACGCTCGAACCGTCGGAATTCGTGATGCCGGCGATGGCGCGGCCGGCATCCTCGATCTCCTGGCCCAGCGCAATGGCAGCGTCCACGTCCAGGTCCCACGGATGCCAGAGGTCGAGGTCCGGGAAATCCGTAGCCATGCGCTCCGCGTCGGCGAGGCCCGAGGCCGGGTCTTCCTCGGTGAAGCGCGCGATGGCGCAGGCCTGCTCGATGGTGGCCTGGATCGAATCGGGGTTGAGGTCGGCCGTGCTCGCCGAGCCCTTGCGCCGGCCGAAATACACGGTGAGCGCGAAACCGCGGTCGCGGGTGTGCTCCACCGTCTCCACCTCGCCCAGGCGGACGTTCACGTTCAGGCCCACGTCGATGCTGGCCGACACCTCCGCCTGGCTGGCCCCCGCGGCGCGGGCGCGCCGGATCGTGTCCTCGGCCAGTCCGGCGAGGCGATCGAGGTCCTGGTGGCTGGTATCGGGGGTCGCAACTTGGCTCACGTGGGCGTCCTGGGGGCTGGGCGGTTAGAATAGGGGGCCGTGCGCGGCCATTCCCATCAGATGGGGCCGCGTCGCCCGATAAAAAGCAACGCACCGTACATGGTGCCATGGAATTCCCGTATGAGCGTCCGTGTCGGCTACTACCGCCACTTCAAGGGCATGCCTTACCGCGTGCTCGGGACCGCCCTGCACAGCGAAACGATGGAGGAGCTGGTGATCTACCAGGACCTCTACGACCAGCGTCGCCTGTGGGTCCGCCCCGCCACCATGTTCGCCGAAACCGTCGAACGCGACGGCACCACCGTCCCGCGCTTCGCGTTCGAACGCGAGGCCGACGATTTCCAGTCCATCACGGATGCCATGCCATGAAGCCTTTCGACGACCGCCCGCACGACGAGGAAGAAGAGGACTTCGGCCCCAGTCGCAGCGAGAAACGGCGCAACGCGCTCGACATCCTGAAGCTGGCGGGACAGCTCATGGAACTGCCGCCCAGCCGCATTCCGAAGCTGAACCTGCCCGAGGACATCGTCGAGGAAATCGGTCGCACGCGTAAGATCACGGCGCACATCGCGCGCAAGCGCCAGCTCGCCTATCTCGCCAAGCAGATGCGCCGGCACGGCGACGAAGCCTTCGCCGATGCGCGCGCGGAACTGGGCGAGGACCGCGACCGCCAGCGCCAGGAAGCCGCGCACATGCACCGCCTCGAGGCGGCGCGCGAGAAGCTGCTGGAAGGCGGCGACGAGGCGCTGGGCGAACTGTTCGACCGCCACCCGGACCTCGACCGCCAGCACCTGCGTTCGCTGGTGCGCCAGGCGAAGGCCGAGCGCGAGGGCGGCAAGCCGCCGCATGCGTTCCGCGAGATCTACCGGATACTGAAGGAACTCGACGCTTCGTCCCCGGAATAACGCTGCGCTGTAGGAGCCGCCATGGCGGCGAGGAAACCTGGCGACGGCCTCGCAAGATGGCTCTCGCCGCCATGGCGGCTCCCACACAAAGCAAAAAAGGGCGGTGGATCGCTCCACCGCCCTTTCTTTTGCCTTACTGCCTGCGGCTTACCAGCCGATCCCGAGTTCGAGATGTTCCGGCTGCGTCTCGATCAAGGTCGAGCTCTGGTCGGAAACATCGTCGTACGCGAAGCCGTACGCCTTGCCGTTCACGCCGTGCAGGTGCCAGAAGCGCGAATAGTAGTTCGCCGGCGACTGCGTGTAGAACGAACCCGGATCCTTCCACAGGCTCGTGTCTTCCATCACGTGACGGTTGAATGCCGCGCAGATCTGGGCCTCGAGCTGGCCCTCCACACCCCACGGATCGTTCGAGCGGGCGAGGTTGCCCTTGCCTTCGAGCACGTCCTGCGTACTGGGCTTGTTCACCTTGAACAGCATGCCTTCCGGCTCGCCCTGTTCATGCGTCTCGGCCCAGTTGGTGTGGATGAAGGTCAGCACGCCGTCGACCACGGTGCCTTCGAACTGCTTGTTGCCGATCGTCATCTCCAGCACGTGGCCCTGGTAATACGCCCACGACTGGTCGATGTAATCGTCGAAGTAGTGCTCCTGCGGCTTGCCGGCGTCGAACGCGGCCTTGCCCGGTGCCAGGATCCGGATCGGATCGGCCTCGGTGAGCTGGAACTCCGCCGGGACCTCCTGGTTGTACTGGGCGAAGATCTGCGCACGCGTCTGCGTGATGCCCGACGATTCGTGCCTGGTCTTGTCGCCGCCATACACATCGAGCGACAACGGGATCGAGAACTGGTCGACCTGCGTCGTGTTGATGAAGATGGCGTTGTCGTTCCAGGTGAACTCGTACCAGTCGTAGGCCACGCCGATGTTCGGGTCGGTGGCATTGAGCGGGTTGGGGCCCGCGAAGCCGATCGAACCGTCGGCGGCCTTCAGGATCTTGATGTACATCGGTTCGCCGACCGAGACGAAGATCCGGCCCGAATCGAGCTTCGGCAGCTTGAGCAGCTTGGCCTGCGCGAGCGTGAAGAAGTAGTTCGGGTAGTTCTGGCCGTTCTTGGTCAGGTGGCCCGGGCCGTCGTTGTCCGCTTCCGATGCGGCGGTCACCGTGCCGTCCGGCTTGACCCACGAGAACACCTGCGTGACCGGGTCACGGCCGATGACGGCAACGAAGATCTGGTCGTCGCGCCACTTGCCGTTCGTCGTGTTGCGCAGCTGCGTACCGATGAAGCCCGGATACGTCGTGTAATCGAAGCCCTGCGACGGATCGTTCGCCTGCGGATCCTCGGGCGGCGTCGTGCCGTCGTTGGCGTCCGCGGCGTACACGCCCATCTCCCACAGCGAATAGCCGTAGGGGCTGGAGCGCTTGATGCCGCTCATCCGCACGTACTGCGCCGAGATCGCCGGGAAGGTGACCGTTTCCACCCCACCCTGGCTGTTCTCGTTGTCGTAGGCGAGGTTCCAGGTCCTGCCATCGGTGGACACTTCGATGCGGTAGGCGAGCGCATGCGCGTTCTCCCACGACAACACCACCTTTCCGATCGTCTTCACCGCGCCCAGGTCGACCTGGATCCACTGGTCGTCCGTGAAGCCCGAGGACCAGCGCGTGCCGGCGTCGCCGTCGTTCACGTTTTCCGGCTTGAACGCCACCGGATTCTCGCTGTCCGACGCCAGCACCGTGCGGTGCAGGGCCAGGTTCCCCGTGGCGGGCACGGTCGCATCCGGCTGCGGCGGAAGCTGTGGCTGCGTCTGCGCGGGCTGGTCGGTGACAGGCTGCTGCGGCTGGGTGGCCGTCGCGGCATACACCTCGAACTCGAACATGGAATTGCCGTAGCCGGTATTGCGCCTGGTGCTGTTCATGCGCACGAACCGCGCGGTCTGCGCCGCGAAGGCCTGCGTATCCACACCGCCCTTGCCCGCGACCGGCCCCTTCACGGTGTTCCAGTGCGTGCCGTCGTCCGAGGTGTCGATCGTGTACTCGGCGGACGAGGCGTTCTCCCAGCGCATGATCACATGGTCGAAGGTCTTCGGCGTACCGAAGTCCACGACCAGGTCGGCCGGATCGATGCCCGGAGCCGAACTCCAGCGGGTATCGAAGTTGCCGTCGATGGCCGCGGACGGGCTGAGGTCGCCGCGTTCCGGATCCACCGACGACGAGGCGGTGGCGCCGATGGCGATGTTCACGCCACCGTTGCCGTCGCCCGGCGTGCCGGGGCTGGGCGGATTCCCGCCGCCGTTGTCGCCACCGTTGTCGCCATCGCCGTTACCCGGCTGCTGCACCGGCACGGTGCCGAAGACGGGGTCGAAGCCGTCGGTGGAGTTGTCGACCGCCAGCATGACGTCGTCGCTGGTCGTCGAAAGCCCCTGGGCACTGATCGCCTTCACGCGCAGGCGCGCACCGTTGTTCGCCGCGACGAGGGCCGGCGTGGCATAGGTGCCGTCCGCGGTGCTGGACAGGAACGACTCGACATCGCCACCGTCGGCGTCCTTGGTCACGTCGTACCAGTTGTAGCTGAGCGGACCGACGCCCGTCGCCTCCACGGTGAAGTGGGCGGAACGGCCTACGCCCGCCTTCTGGCTGGTGGGCTGCGCGGTGATCAGCGGAGCGATCGCCTTCGTACCCTTCACACACAGCACGTGGCCCGGATTGTTCTCCGCCACCTCGCGGGTCTTCAGGCCGAGCGAGTTCACCTGGAAGGCGAACTGGTTGTCGGTCGGGTCCTGACCCTCGGTCCAGGTGGTCCATGCACCCGGGAACGCCGCCGTCGAATAGTTCTGACCGCTGATGGCCAGGGCTTCGTCGACGGTCGGGAGGCGCATGCCGTCCTTCGCGCATTCGGCGATCGCCTTCGACTGGGTGAACTGGGCGCCCTGGTCGCTGAAGCCGCGCTGGGTACGATCCCATTGCAGGCCGCTCAGGGTGTCGGTCACGAGCGTGGAGCCGGTGACGGTCGTGTAACGATCCGTGACCGCGCAGCAACCGGCCGAGTCATACACCTCGAACTCATAGAGCGAATAACCGTAGTCGGTCGCACGCTTGATGCCCTGCATGCGCACGTAACGGCCGGTCACCGGATGGTCGAAGGTGAAGTCCTCGGTGCCGCCGTTGCTGGTCTCGGCGTGGTACGCGTCCTGAAAGCCCGAGTCGGGGCTGTCCGAGTACTGGATCTTGTACTCGGCGGCGTGGGCATTCTCCCACTTCAGGACGACACGGTTGAAGGTTCGCGACGAGCCGAGGTCCACCGTGACGAACGCATTGTCGTCGCCGATCTTCGAACCCCAACGAGTGGTTTCGTCACCGTCGACAGCCTGCCACGCCGCGGTACCCTGCGGGTTTTCGACTGCGCTGGACAGCGTCTGCTTCTGTCGGGCCAGGTTAGCGCCCGGGGGAGCAAGCGTGAGCTTGGCCGTGGCCGTGACGGCGGCCGCATCGCCCGTGATGTTGGTCACCGTGACGCTGTAGCTGCCGACATCGGCCTGCTGCACCGACGGGATGGTGAACGTCGGCTGGTCGTCGCCGACCGGCTGGCCATCGTGCGACCACTTGTAGTGGAACGGCGAGGTGCCGGCCACGAGCGTGGACACGTCGAACGTCGCCGGCTGGCCCGGATTCGCTCGAACGTCGGCCAGCGCGGCGGTGAACACCGGCGGACGCGCGGCGTTGACCGTGAGCAGCACCTCGTCGGAGCTCTGCTGGCTGCCGGAGTTGCTGATGAACACCCGGTACTTCCTGCCATTGTCGGCCTGGGTGAGGATCGGCGTGTCGTAGGTGGGCGCGGTGGCGTTCGGGATGGGCACGCCGTCCTTCATCCACTGGTACTTCACCTTCGGCGAACCGGACGCCACGACGGCGAAGTGGGCGGTCTGCCCCTCGTCGACGTTCTGCGCGACCGGCTGCGTGCCGATCGTCACCTGGCTGAACGGGAACACGTGCAGCGTCGCGGGAGCCGACGGTGCATCAGGACCCTGGCCGTGGACCACCACGCTGTACTTCGCGTTGTTGTCGGCCAGCGTGGTCGCGGGCGTGGTGTAGCTCGCCCCGGTGGCACCCGGGATCTCCACACCGTTCTTCATCCAGGTGAAGCTCAGCGGCAGCGCGCCGGAAGCCGTGACGGAGAAGTGGCCGGCATCCCCGACGGTTACGCTGTCGTCGATGGGATCGGCATTGACCGCTGGCTCGCCGGAAGGGGAAGGCGCCTTTGGCACCTGCGCGATCGTGAACGAGGTATGGCCCGTCAACAGGCCCGGTGCCGACGCGCTCACCGTCACCGTACCCGTCGCGAACTTCGTGCGCAGCGCGATCTTCTGCAGACCGCCCTCGAACTGAAGCTCATGCGAGCCCGGCGAGTGGTAGTAGTGCATCGGTTCGGCGATGCCGCCGTTCTGGTCCGGGATTTCGCCGGCGCTGTAATCGACGTATTGCTGCGTACCGCCATTGAAGCTGACCAGCGAAGCGCCGCTGTCGACTTCGAAGTCGACCTTCTGCTTGGCGTCCGGCACGAGCACGCCGTTGGCGTCGACGACCCTGGCCACGATGAAGGCGGCGTCCGAGCCGTTCGCGGTGATCTGGAAGCGCGTGCCGTCCGGCTTGACGATCGGATCGGTCGTGTTCACCACCTCGAGTTCGATGTGGTGGGCCGGACCGGCCGTGGTCAGCGTGTCCTCCACGTTCGCCCCGTTGTCGTCGGTGCGCACGTTACCCAGGTTATCGAGGCATTGCGCCACCGCCTTGCCCGACTGCCACGTCACGTTCCAATGCACCTGGCCCGGGAGCTTCGTGGTCTTCTGCGCCTTGTCGGCGCCCACGATCTTGCCGGTCAGCTCGTCCGTCGGGCCGTTTTCCAGGCCGTAAGAAGCTTCGTCGATCGTGTCCCAGGGATTCGGCACCTGGTCGGTACCCTGCTGCACGCCGTTCACCAGCAGGCGAACCTTCGGGCAGTTGCTGAAAGCGTTCACCTGGATGTCCGCAGGCGTGCCGTCGGCGTTGCCGCGGTTCCAGGTATGCGCCAGCTTCACCACCGGACGCAGGTCGTAAGGCACCCACACCGATTCGTAGATGTAGGCCAGCATGCGTGGGAAACGGTTCGCATCGGTCATCGACGCGTTGTTGCCGCGCGCGTTGTGGCGGAAACCCTTGATCGGCGTGCCGTCAGGATGCGTCGCGATGCTCCCGTCCGGATTGCGCTGGTACGTCCAGTGCGTGGCGTCCTCCAGGCCGTCCACCAGCTCGATGGTTTCTCCCGGGGTATCGGCGAAGTACCACTGCGCCATGCCGAAGGTGCCGGCCTTGCGGGCCTGCGAGTACGGCACGAGGTAGTTGAGCGCGAAGGCCAGCTCGTAGTCGTACGCTTCGCGCGTTCCGCCCGGACCCCAGTACTCCGCGCCCCAGGCGGGCTTGTTCGGGTACTCGGTGGAGTGCAGGTAGGTTTCGCA
Coding sequences:
- a CDS encoding exodeoxyribonuclease VII small subunit produces the protein MPKSSDTPAPASSIAEFEHSLDELEQLVTRMEGGELSLDDSLKSFERGIGLYRHCQTALEQAELRVRLLLDPEAPDTAEPFDSRID
- the ispA gene encoding (2E,6E)-farnesyl diphosphate synthase; translation: MTPASTDLPAPLKALVGRADDALARVLPGEDLPPTDLHRAMRYAVLGGGKRLRPLFVYAAGHALGCDGPVLDAPACAVEIIHAYSLVHDDLPAMDDDALRRGRPTCHIVFGEAMAILAGDALQALAFEILATAPGEDDARQRIAMLRALGAACGAEGMAGGQAFDLAGVGRKLSLDELERMHAYKTGALIRASVRLGALAAGCTDADMLERLDRYAHAVGLAFQVRDDILDVEGESAVIGKTAGKDAAADKPTFPSLLGLDASRDRLATLVDEALEAIAPLGGHGEWLAELARYSARRGH
- a CDS encoding DUF4870 domain-containing protein; protein product: MSTPSDQIPPSPPPSPPPYEPSGPVVNTDDKNIAMLTHLSGIIFSIIVPLIVWLVHKDRADKSYLVGEAKEALNFQITVLIGYVVCWILAFVIIGAFLTPLLWLFNLVFCIIAAVKTSSNGSYRYPFTLRLIA
- the pmbA gene encoding metalloprotease PmbA; the protein is MSQVATPDTSHQDLDRLAGLAEDTIRRARAAGASQAEVSASIDVGLNVNVRLGEVETVEHTRDRGFALTVYFGRRKGSASTADLNPDSIQATIEQACAIARFTEEDPASGLADAERMATDFPDLDLWHPWDLDVDAAIALGQEIEDAGRAIAGITNSDGSSVNVGQSLSVYANSHGFLGRERGTRHSLSVALIAGDDEGMQRDYWYDSVRRAGDFMDAGEIGRKAAERTLSRLGARRLGTRQAPVLFAPEVSRSLLGHLLGAVSGGSLYRRSSFLVDHAGKQILPSWFRIDEKPLVPRGLGSSVFDAEGVATMDAPLVVDGVLQRYILGSYSARKLGLSSTGNAGGVHNLYVKTGDDDFEGMLRKLGTGLLVTEVMGQGVSIVTGDYSRGASGFWVENGRIAYPVEEITIAANLRDMYANLVAVGADVDHRSHILTGSWLVEKMTIAGE
- a CDS encoding DUF1653 domain-containing protein — protein: MSVRVGYYRHFKGMPYRVLGTALHSETMEELVIYQDLYDQRRLWVRPATMFAETVERDGTTVPRFAFEREADDFQSITDAMP
- the yjgA gene encoding ribosome biogenesis factor YjgA: MKPFDDRPHDEEEEDFGPSRSEKRRNALDILKLAGQLMELPPSRIPKLNLPEDIVEEIGRTRKITAHIARKRQLAYLAKQMRRHGDEAFADARAELGEDRDRQRQEAAHMHRLEAAREKLLEGGDEALGELFDRHPDLDRQHLRSLVRQAKAEREGGKPPHAFREIYRILKELDASSPE
- a CDS encoding beta-1,3-glucanase family protein gives rise to the protein MGRLTGLLALAFLGVTATAQAVTLAQSDRQDINLGAQPWKYTKQSIVNPNDPVVYAPVPSGDAGAAVNFDDSAWLTVGLPHAANDFTTFINQESGGGQGSLDGETSWYRTRLADSASYRGKKVMVEFEGAHTGDRVYVNGTFIRGTGVLNQPGQPDYEATHVIGFLPHIVDLTPYLKFDGTDVLAVKVSRSGGGFFEDPGFSGSFRFGQAEAGIFRPVKLHVTNLVHIPENVYAGQNTWGTYVGTQSISADHSQATIRVETNVVNETDAPQNVTLVTEIVDANGNKVASEQRQATLAPHVVPHDETPVFDETLTVNNPTLWYPNNSLDGKPYLYKVFHTVSIDGVVVDAKQSTLGIRTITWDKDFPYVNGKKQYMWGGSGRYDYPGLGSSVPEEQQWRDLKQMASYGGNLWRPGHSPSSPEFVEAADALGVFIVQPSGDGENGFANACTAGDQACADMWTIKREVHRDIVIRDRSHPSILAWEHDNGAMNTAFAQELRAMARSWDNIAPRAAADRTPNAANGDILSCSKAGCETYLHSTEYPNKPAWGAEYWGPGGTREAYDYELAFALNYLVPYSQARKAGTFGMAQWYFADTPGETIELVDGLEDATHWTYQRNPDGSIATHPDGTPIKGFRHNARGNNASMTDANRFPRMLAYIYESVWVPYDLRPVVKLAHTWNRGNADGTPADIQVNAFSNCPKVRLLVNGVQQGTDQVPNPWDTIDEASYGLENGPTDELTGKIVGADKAQKTTKLPGQVHWNVTWQSGKAVAQCLDNLGNVRTDDNGANVEDTLTTAGPAHHIELEVVNTTDPIVKPDGTRFQITANGSDAAFIVARVVDANGVLVPDAKQKVDFEVDSGASLVSFNGGTQQYVDYSAGEIPDQNGGIAEPMHYYHSPGSHELQFEGGLQKIALRTKFATGTVTVSASAPGLLTGHTSFTIAQVPKAPSPSGEPAVNADPIDDSVTVGDAGHFSVTASGALPLSFTWMKNGVEIPGATGASYTTPATTLADNNAKYSVVVHGQGPDAPSAPATLHVFPFSQVTIGTQPVAQNVDEGQTAHFAVVASGSPKVKYQWMKDGVPIPNATAPTYDTPILTQADNGRKYRVFISNSGSQQSSDEVLLTVNAARPPVFTAALADVRANPGQPATFDVSTLVAGTSPFHYKWSHDGQPVGDDQPTFTIPSVQQADVGSYSVTVTNITGDAAAVTATAKLTLAPPGANLARQKQTLSSAVENPQGTAAWQAVDGDETTRWGSKIGDDNAFVTVDLGSSRTFNRVVLKWENAHAAEYKIQYSDSPDSGFQDAYHAETSNGGTEDFTFDHPVTGRYVRMQGIKRATDYGYSLYEFEVYDSAGCCAVTDRYTTVTGSTLVTDTLSGLQWDRTQRGFSDQGAQFTQSKAIAECAKDGMRLPTVDEALAISGQNYSTAAFPGAWTTWTEGQDPTDNQFAFQVNSLGLKTREVAENNPGHVLCVKGTKAIAPLITAQPTSQKAGVGRSAHFTVEATGVGPLSYNWYDVTKDADGGDVESFLSSTADGTYATPALVAANNGARLRVKAISAQGLSTTSDDVMLAVDNSTDGFDPVFGTVPVQQPGNGDGDNGGDNGGGNPPSPGTPGDGNGGVNIAIGATASSSVDPERGDLSPSAAIDGNFDTRWSSAPGIDPADLVVDFGTPKTFDHVIMRWENASSAEYTIDTSDDGTHWNTVKGPVAGKGGVDTQAFAAQTARFVRMNSTRRNTGYGNSMFEFEVYAATATQPQQPVTDQPAQTQPQLPPQPDATVPATGNLALHRTVLASDSENPVAFKPENVNDGDAGTRWSSGFTDDQWIQVDLGAVKTIGKVVLSWENAHALAYRIEVSTDGRTWNLAYDNENSQGGVETVTFPAISAQYVRMSGIKRSSPYGYSLWEMGVYAADANDGTTPPEDPQANDPSQGFDYTTYPGFIGTQLRNTTNGKWRDDQIFVAVIGRDPVTQVFSWVKPDGTVTAASEADNDGPGHLTKNGQNYPNYFFTLAQAKLLKLPKLDSGRIFVSVGEPMYIKILKAADGSIGFAGPNPLNATDPNIGVAYDWYEFTWNDNAIFINTTQVDQFSIPLSLDVYGGDKTRHESSGITQTRAQIFAQYNQEVPAEFQLTEADPIRILAPGKAAFDAGKPQEHYFDDYIDQSWAYYQGHVLEMTIGNKQFEGTVVDGVLTFIHTNWAETHEQGEPEGMLFKVNKPSTQDVLEGKGNLARSNDPWGVEGQLEAQICAAFNRHVMEDTSLWKDPGSFYTQSPANYYSRFWHLHGVNGKAYGFAYDDVSDQSSTLIETQPEHLELGIGW